One stretch of Enoplosus armatus isolate fEnoArm2 chromosome 1, fEnoArm2.hap1, whole genome shotgun sequence DNA includes these proteins:
- the fgf3 gene encoding fibroblast growth factor 3, whose translation MLMIPLLVLLSLLDPVCSLARRCAPGQACDPRQRRDAGGRGGVYEHLGGAPRRRKLYCATKYHLQIHPNGKIDGSLEENDPFSIMEITAVDVGVVAIKGLFSARYLAMNDKGRLYASEVFNRECEFVERIHELGYNTYASRHHSTEQPLPPGGGGGGGGGSKRRASAKRQWYVSINGKGRPRRGFKTRSTDKASLFLPRVLGNKDHEMVRRLRDSQSAHHHAHHRSGRSDRRRRQHRARKGRGRQPDD comes from the exons ATGCTGATGATACCTCTGCTGGTGTTGCTGAGCCTGTTGGATCCTGTTTGCTCCCTGGCCCGCCGCTGCGCCCCAGGCCAGGCTTGCGACCCCCGGCAGCGGAGGGACGCCGGGGGCCGCGGAGGAGTGTATGAACACCTCGGAGGAGCGCCGAGGCGCAGAAAACTCTACTGCGCTACTAAATACCACTTACAAATCCATCCCAATGGGAAGATAGATGGATCTCTGGAGGAAAACGACCCGTTCA GCATCATGGAAATCACAGCGGTGGATGTGGGCGTCGTGGCCATAAAGGGGCTTTTCTCGGCCAGGTACCTGGCCATGAACGATAAAGGCCGGCTGTACGCCTCG GAAGTGTTCAACAGAGAGTGTGAGTTCGTGGAGCGGATCCACGAGTTGGGGTACAACACCTACGCGTCCCGCCACCACTCCACTGAGCAGCCGCTGCCACCAGGGGgcggaggcggcggcggcggcggcagcaaGCGGCGAGCCAGCGCCAAGCGCCAGTGGTATGTTTCCATTAACGGCAAAGGCCGGCCGCGGCGAGGCTTTAAAACCAGAAGCACGGACAAAGCCTCACTGTTCCTCCCTCGGGTGCTGGGCAACAAGGACCATGAGATGGTGAGGCGGCTGAGGGACAGTCAGAGCGCGCACCACCACGCGCATCACCGCAGCGGCCGCAGCGACCGCCGGAGACGCCAGCACCGCGCCAGGAAAGGCCGGGGCCGACAGCCAGATGACTGA